The window GTCCTAAACTCGCAAATTTGTATCCAAGATAGCTCTATCAGACAGAAATAGCACCAAACATCTCTCTTAAACCACCAAATCGACGAAGCCCTTGAAGAACCAAAGGAAACGGTGCAAAAAATGAAGTGCGAGAGACTCTTAAAGTATTGGGTGTCAACGAACTTATCGATTGGACCTCGACCAGtcacctttggtattttggtgactacaccttaggtactaccttagttaaacttggaTACTACTTATGTGAAACCTCAGAACTTCATTTGTAGATAcgacttacttcatttgtgatctttagagcatgtcattttgtaattaattagtgtggtcaattggttcaccttttGTATTTTAGTGACTGTACCTTAGacactaccttaatagccctaagGTATAACCTTAATTTACttttaagtactaccttaattgaCCTTAGGTACTATTTTAGTTAAGTTCATTCAACTTTCTAAGAGCAAGTTGGTGTCCTTTTCAGTTTAGACATAAAATAAGTCAACCGGTTACCCTTTTTCGGTCGAGGTTTGGTTAagaatgaagtaagtaatattCACAAATGAAATTCCGAGGTTTCagataggtagtacccaagttttactaagatagtacctaaggttggtTAAGATAGTATCTAAAAAAGAATCAGCTATGATAAACGAAATCCACCATGATAATCCGTCGGgagaaaaatcaatagaaaatcGATAATTTCACTGAAAAATCAACGAAATCTTGGTGATAAGTTGGGACGTGTGACAACTTTGGGCGATCggtagtataaaaaaaaattggtgaaataTTAGCAACCCATTTTTTTtgtggcaatttttttttttaattttataaattatccttgtttttaaaatttttaattattcatttttaactattttttatatttatctcattaattttattttaaaaaaattactatcacttcattcttaatttttcttatatttatccttttaattttatttaattttaaatgtttttgttttaaaatattaaatatataattttactcaaaaattgctacaatataaaaaattaatgaagttctaatattttataaattaaaattaatttaataaaacaaattattaataatttaaattattaaaataaattaattttaatagaaaaagttgtcaatatttgtaataaaattttagaaattaaatcttaaataaaatatgttatataaatcaatttaattttttatttacaatgtaataaaacatggtttaataaaaatatttttaaaatgttaaaataaattaatataaatatattaaaggaaattaagcttttttttttataaaaatttgataaatattatcttttaatcaTGTTTGGTagttacaaaataactttaatatatatatatatatatttttttttatttcatcatttttttgaaagctttttatatgaattttgaacTACTTGTGTTcgatataatatttttgtcaaaatattcatcaatatttattagatatttcgatatatccgtaaaatttaAGTACCATATATTTCAAACATTTGAGTTGATGGGAAATGTGAATGAGATtaagaaaaacagagaaggTTGAGTTTTAAACGATAAATATTTGGttataagaaatgaaataattctcaaatccaaaatttaaccattcccatatttttttgtggaaaaataactcattttttttatataaatgttattttttatttcaaatatctatatataagttttaaaagaaataattatttttataagaaaataatgaggatatttttatctaaatgatgtaaaaaaaaaaaatgggggattaaatttcaaaaattagattttgagagTCCCTTTTAATCCAATAAccctaaaaaattaaagaaatgttGTCGTGGATTAAGGAGACTTCGTTCGGTCCTAGCCCCTTGTAAAATTAACGATATTTTTGTATGATGTCTTGtcggatttttctcaatagtacagtaatttaaaaaagttatgcttcaattactgtagtagaagaagttattacaaatatacggtagtttttgccacctaggaaagaggatttgccacttaggagagaggagagaggagagaggttcaacggataatttttttttaaaacaaagggaaatcgtcttttcaaaagacgagttccatgaaaaaaaaaatagtatttaaaaaaattcctcatttacaagggaactcgtctcttgaagagacgagttccatgaaaaaaaaaatacatataaaaaagaaaagaaaattcctcaaggtatatattttaaaaaaaattccttaaaaaaaaaaaaaaattccactaggGAAATTCAagtcccatgggaaatttttttttttttaaatatattttttttaaaaaaattcctaaattaaaaaaaaaaaagaaacaattccacaaggggaactcgtctctttaagagacgagtttcccatgggaatttttttttttttttaaattcccaaattaaaaaaaaaaaaaaaaaacaattccacaaggggaactcgtctcttcaagagacgagtttcccatgggaattttttttaaaggaatttttttttaaaaaaattcccaaattaaaaaaaaaaaaaaaaaaaaacaattccgcAAGGGAACTTGTctattgaagagacgagttcccatggaaaaaatatatatatatattttttaaaaagttcccaaattaaaaaaaaaaaaaaaaaaaaaaaattcctcaagggaactcgtctcttgaagagacgagttccatgaaaaataaaaaatatattttttaaaaaaaaattcccaaattattatttaaaaaaaaaaaaacaattcctcaagggaactcgtcttttttttttttttttttttaagttcccaatatatatatatattttaaaaaattcccaaattattatttaaaaaaaaaaaaaacaattcctcaagggaactcgtctttttttttttttaaaaaagttcccaatatatatatatatattttaaaaaattcccaaattattatttaaaaaaaaaaaaaaaacaattcctcaagggaactcgtctcttgaatagatgagttcccataaaaaaaatatatttattttttaaaaaaaatcccaaattataaaataaaaataaaaaattccaaagggGAAATAGTCtctttaaaaaaagtaatatttttaatatattttttttaaaaatcccaaaatataaaaatatatatatatatatatatatatatatatatatatatatatatattgcaaaagggaaatcgtctcttcattaaaaaaaaatcccaaattataaaaaaaaaaaaaaaatccaaaagggaAATTGTCTCTTCATAGATAAGCCGTTTGCTATGAACAATACCGTTTGCTATTTTGAAAATACCGTTTGCTATTTTGAACAACATTGTTTGCTATCATAGGTAAGTCGTTTGCTATCATAGCTAGCTCGTTTGCTATCATAGCTAACCCGTTTGCTATCATAGCTAGCCCGTTcccttgaagattttttttttttttttttttaatttgggtattttaaaaaaaaaaaaaaatttcccatgggaactcgtttcttgaagagacgagttcccttgtggaattgttttttttttttttattattatttaatttgggaatttttttatataaaaaaaataaaaaattttttttttttcccatgggaactcgtctcttgaagagacgaatcaagagacgagttcccttgaagaattgttgctgttttttttttttttaatttttaatttgggtatcttttttataaaaaaaaattaaaaattttttttccccatgggaattcccttgtggaattgttttttcttttttttttttttttttttttttttaatttgggaatttttttataaaaaaaatatttaaaaaaaaaaaaaatttcccatgggaactcgtctcttgaagagacgagttcccttgaggaattgttttttttttttttttaatttgggtattttttttcccatgggaactctttcttaaagagacgagttcccttgtggaattgtgtgttttttttttttttttaatttgagaatttttttttaaatatttttttaaaaaatatatatatatatttttcccatgggaacttgtctcttgaagagacgagttccctcgaggaattgttgttttttttttttaaataataatttgggattttttttaaaaaaatatatttttttttcaaggaattgtaaatggggaatttttttaaatactaattttttttttcatggaactcgtcttttgaaaatacgatttccctttgactttttaaatttgaaaagatgattttggtttaaaaaaaaaattatccgctgaacctctctcctctctactctgtcctaagtggcaaatcctctttcctaggtggcaaaaactatcgtatatttataataacttcttctactatagtaatttaagcataacttttttaaattactgtactattgagaaaaatccatgtcttgtccatcataaaaaaaattactcaggGAGGGTGTCGTTTGGTAAAGAGACCGAGCTCGTGGATGGAAGCTCTGGCCCACATCCGAAGATTTGATAACGACGTATAAAGTATAAACTATCCTAGGCCTTCGCTTATAACTTCATTTGTGTGTTCCTTCCCAGAATTTGATTCAAGGTTCGCCCTACAGCCTTTTCAGCTGATCCAATTTCATAGATTACATGGATGCGCCAGTTCTTTTGCTTCTTCTCGCTCTGCTTCTATCTTCTCCACTTCCATCGTCTACCCTCGACAGTTTGAGTCAAGGCTCATCCCTATCAGTTGGGAAGCCTGAACAAGTTTTAATTTCACAAAAGTAGAATCTTTTCAGCCGGCTTCTACCCCGTCGGTGACAATGCTTATTGTCTTGCCATGTGGTTCACCAAACCATCCTACGACGGGAAACATACGGTTGTTTGGATGGCAAACCGAAACCAACCAGTTAATGGGAATTTCTCAAAGCTTTCCCTGCTAAAAAATGGTGATCTTATCTTAACAGATGCCGGGCGGTTCATAGTTTGGGCCACAAAGACGGTTGGGATTTCTCCGGTGCGATTACATCTCTTCAAATAAAATACTTGATGGTGGCATGTTGTGTTGGACCCTTGTAGTTGTTGGTTGTACAGGGCGGATCCACTTGATTAGCTTTTGTAGCATATTGTAAGCATGGCTCTCAAAATCTTAAGAGACAGAAATGAAATTTActctaataatatatatagacacgtaaagataaaaatatactaTTATCCTTTTTCATATAGTATTGTATCTTGTTTAGAATACATAATCACACTAGTAATTGTATTACCCAATAAATTGTACCTAGTTTTAGTGACGTAACCAACAATTTGATTTAAGGGTGGCGACTATTAATGCATATATAGGTCTTAGCTCAATAGTCAAGACTTGTTATTATCTGTCTTGAGTTCAAATTCTTATATTGTAAGAAttgaatcttttattttttagcattttcatGAGGAGAGATGACCCCCATAGGCTCTATCTGGCTCTATGCCAATGCCTAGTTTATTGATCGATGGTGTttgaatctatttattttttattcttaacatTTTCAAGGGGTAGGTGCCCCTTAGGCCTTACTCATCTCTACTTGTATCTAGTTTATTGATTGATGGTGTTTGAATctattcattataaaattttcttattttttattttagttaatattttatttaaattgttaaGCTTGTTttcaatgattaaaataaataaaaacagcatgcattattaatttattacgTCAagtacaataaaataagaaaataatatacttGGCTAAATAAGTTCATTCAATAGTATCTCAGAAAGTAACTTTCAATGATATAAGGAAGTAACAAAattacaccaaaaaaaaaataaaaatctatgaGGTTaaattatatcttatatttaattattaataaaaatagaatagtCAATTGTACTTTTATTCATACCTCATATTACTATATTAGATGATAAGCCAGTATAGATAGattaatggtttcaaaaaactattaagaaaagaaaaagaatattaagaaaaataggtttttaatattttattttagtataaaaataaaaaataagatataattaaaattaattaaaaacttatatatttttaaattatttgatatttatataaaaaataatatattaacttaaatgagtttaagatagtatataaaataatttatcagctttaaattttttttttcacttttacaTGATACTTAAAAAGGTATATAAATAGAGAAACaatatactaaataaaataattttatctatatataaaaataatttattaatttaaaatgtatttttatttccttttcactttctttcctttctttttcttatattttcttttccatattttcCAAATACTTCGTAGCACTCCACTCCCTTTTTTTTTACCTCAAAATTTCAGAAACTAAACATAAAATACAAACACAGGTGTAAAGTTTGTATCTTTGTGAAACTCATGAAATCCTGACCCATGGGAACCTTCCCATACAATTAATTTCCTGCAAAGGAAGGCGGCAACATGTCATTGGGTGAGTGTCTTAGGAGACAAAATCTGACCAGCGGTTGAAGGAAAAATGCACAATTATTGAAGTGGACGAAGACTTTTAACTATCTGTGGAAGCTTGCCCAGCTGGGTCGTTTTCCAAAACACGAGGCTGCGGCTTGGAACCTGGGGCATTCATATTCCATCATCATcactcttaatatttttattccacCTAGCTTTCATCTTCCCATGGGAATTTCTACCCTCCGCACAAAGATCGACTTTGTCTTTTCcataaatattagtattatttgtgTGTTCCTTACCTGAATTTGATTCAAGCTTAGCCCTACGGCCTTTTCAACTGATCCAATTTCATAGATCACATGGATGCGCCAGTTCTTTTGCTTCTTCTCACTCTGCTTCTATCTTCTCCACTTCCATCGTCCACCCTCGACAGTTTGAGTCAAGGCTCATCCCTCTCAGTTGGGAAGCCTGAACAAGTTTTGATTTCACAAAGTGGAATCTTCTCAGCTGGCTTCTACCCCGTCGGTGATAATGCTTATTGTCTTGCCATATGGTTCACCAAACCATCCTACGACGGCAAACATACCGCTGTTTGGATGGCAAACCGAAACCAACCAGTTAATGGGAATTTCTCAAAGCTTTCCCTTCTAGAAAGTGGTGATCTTATCTTAACAGATGCTGGGCTGTTCATAGTTTGGACCATAAAGACGGTTGGGATTTCTCCGGTGCAATTACACCTCTTCAACACTGGTAACCTTGTGTTGCGTACCTCGGATGGTGTTATTCAATGGCAAAGTTTCGATTCACCAACAGATACCCTTCTCCCTCACCAACCACTCACCAGAAATACGagactcgtctcttcaagaacCAAAACCAACTTTTTCTCAGGGTTCTATAAGCTCTATTTTGACAACAATAACGTCCTCAGTCTTGTCTTCGATGGGCGGGACGCTTCAAGCATTTACTGGCCCCCATCGTGGCTTGTAAGCTGGCAGGCGGGAAGATCGGCATACAACAGCAGCAGAACTGCATTACTAGATAACTTTGGCTATTTTTCTTCATCCGACAATTTTAAGTTTCAGTCCTCGGATTTTGGTGAGAGAGTCCAAAGAAGATTGACCCTGGATATTGATGGCAACTTACGATTATACAGTTTTGAGGAAGGGAGAAATCAGTGGGTTGTTACTTGGCAAGCCATCACGCTACAATGCAACATTCATGGAATATGCGGACCCAACAGTATTTGTACCTATGTGCCTGGTTCTGGGAGTGGAAGGAGATGCTCTTGCATACCTGGATATGAGATGAAAAATCGTACTGACCGAACTTATGGATGCATACCTAAATTCAATCTTTCTTGCGACTCACAGAAGGTTGGTTTCCTCCTACTCCCACACGTTGAGTTCTACGGCTATGATTATGGCTATTACCCCAATTACACCTTACAGATGTGTGAAAAACTGTgcttgaaaatatgtggctgcaTAGGATATCAATACAGCTATAATTCGGATGTTTATAAATGTTATCCTAAGCGGCTGTTTCTCAACGGATACCGCTCGCCTAGTTTTGGAGGACATACATATCTAAAATTGCCTAAAGCTAGTCTTCTTTCCTATGAAAAACCAGTTGAGGAATTCATGTTAGATTGCTCAGGCAACCGCTCAGAGCAGCTAGTAAGATCTTATGCAAAAGCCCGCGAAAATGAAGTGTTAAAGTTCATCCTCTGGTTTGCGTGCGCAATTGGAGCAGTTGAGATGGTTTGCATCTGTATGGTGTGGTGTTTCTTGATGAAGGCCCAGCAAAACACCAGTACAGATCCGCCAGGCTACATTTTAGCTGCCACGGGATTCAGAAATTTCACCTATACTGAGCTGAAGAAAGCAACACGGGGTTTCAGTGAGGAGATTGGAAGAGGAGGAGGTGGGGTTATATATAAAGGTGTCTTATCAGACCACCGAGTGGCAGCCATCAAGCAGCTCAGTGGAGCTAACCAAGGAGAATCTGAATTCTTGGCAGAAGTAAGTACCATTGGGAGGCTTAACCACATGAACTTGATAGAGATGTGGGGTTATTGCTTTGAGGGGAAGCACAGGCTCTTGGTTTATGAATACATGGAGCATGGATCACTAGCGCAAAACCT is drawn from Vitis riparia cultivar Riparia Gloire de Montpellier isolate 1030 chromosome 18, EGFV_Vit.rip_1.0, whole genome shotgun sequence and contains these coding sequences:
- the LOC117906416 gene encoding putative receptor protein kinase ZmPK1; the encoded protein is MDAPVLLLLLTLLLSSPLPSSTLDSLSQGSSLSVGKPEQVLISQSGIFSAGFYPVGDNAYCLAIWFTKPSYDGKHTAVWMANRNQPVNGNFSKLSLLESGDLILTDAGLFIVWTIKTVGISPVQLHLFNTGNLVLRTSDGVIQWQSFDSPTDTLLPHQPLTRNTRLVSSRTKTNFFSGFYKLYFDNNNVLSLVFDGRDASSIYWPPSWLVSWQAGRSAYNSSRTALLDNFGYFSSSDNFKFQSSDFGERVQRRLTLDIDGNLRLYSFEEGRNQWVVTWQAITLQCNIHGICGPNSICTYVPGSGSGRRCSCIPGYEMKNRTDRTYGCIPKFNLSCDSQKVGFLLLPHVEFYGYDYGYYPNYTLQMCEKLCLKICGCIGYQYSYNSDVYKCYPKRLFLNGYRSPSFGGHTYLKLPKASLLSYEKPVEEFMLDCSGNRSEQLVRSYAKARENEVLKFILWFACAIGAVEMVCICMVWCFLMKAQQNTSTDPPGYILAATGFRNFTYTELKKATRGFSEEIGRGGGGVIYKGVLSDHRVAAIKQLSGANQGESEFLAEVSTIGRLNHMNLIEMWGYCFEGKHRLLVYEYMEHGSLAQNLTSNTLDWQKRFDIAVGTAKGLAYLHEECLEWVLHCDVKPQNILLDVNYQPKVADFGLSKLQNRGGINNSRLSRIRGTRGYMAPEWVLNLPITSKVDVYSYGIVVLEMVTGRRSASMAIHGTDGIGERQSLVAWVKGKMNGATAVASWMKEILDPSMEGEYDMGEMEILVAVALQCVELDKDERPTMSHVVETLLRPERGNNHHY